CGCACAAACTGTTCAGGTCATGACAAGTGAAGTTGATACTATCTATATTCCTACTGATAATACGATAGCCAATGCGATGCAAACGGTTGTCAATGAAGCCAATAAAACCAAAACACCGATTATTCCATCTGTTGATACAATGGTTGAACAAGGTGGCCTTGCTACAGTTGGGATTAATCAATTTGATTTAGGGGTTCAAACAGGGAAAATGGCAGCAGCTATTTTATCAGGACAAACCAAACCTGCAACAACGCCAATTTATACTTTTAAAACAGGAGATATCATCATCAACCAAAAGCAAGCAGAGAAATTAGGTATTTCAATCTCAGAAAAAATTAAATCAAAAGCAACCATTATAGAATAAACATAATAAACATAAGGAGAGGATCAAATGATTGTTTCAGCAATTGGACAAGGAATGTTATGGGCAATACTAGGATTAGGAATTTTCATGACCTATCGTATTTTAAATTTTCCAGATATGACGACAGAAGGTTCGTTTCCGCTAGGGGGAGCAGTTTGTGTTACAGCGATCACATCTGGAATTCATCCGATTTTAGCAACACTATTGGGCGTTTTGGCAGGTATGTGCGCTGGTTTGGTGACAGGCTTACTATTTACAAAAGGAAAGATTCCAGTTATTTTAGCTGGTATTTTAGTAATGTCGGGTTTGAATTCGGTCATTCTTTATGTGATGCAGACACCAAATTTATCTTTATTGAATCAACCAAAAATTCAGGATTTCTTTTTGCAACTAAATTTACCCAATTATTATGACATAATCTTTTTGGGCGTGATTGTTTTGACAATCATCATTAGTTTACTATTGTTTTTCTTCAATACAAACTTAGGACAAGCATACATCGCAACGGGCGATAACGAGCATATGGCTCGTTCGATCGGTATAAAAACAGATTCTATGAAGATACTAGGATTAACGTTATCAAATGGTGTGATTGCGTTATCTGGAGCGCTTATTGCTCAAAATGATGGGTATGCAGATGTAAATAA
The Enterococcus silesiacus DNA segment above includes these coding regions:
- a CDS encoding branched-chain amino acid ABC transporter permease → MIVSAIGQGMLWAILGLGIFMTYRILNFPDMTTEGSFPLGGAVCVTAITSGIHPILATLLGVLAGMCAGLVTGLLFTKGKIPVILAGILVMSGLNSVILYVMQTPNLSLLNQPKIQDFFLQLNLPNYYDIIFLGVIVLTIIISLLLFFFNTNLGQAYIATGDNEHMARSIGIKTDSMKILGLTLSNGVIALSGALIAQNDGYADVNKGTGVIVIGLASIIIGEVLFGELTFAERLVAVVVGSIIYQLLILFVIKLGFDTTYLKIFSAVILAACLMIPQLKKALNLHFLPQKEGDK